The nucleotide window GTAGAGACCGCATATTGCTATCTACAGTATTCTATGAACTGTCACTTTGGGAGTCTGACGGTCTATCATTACCACAAAATATTCATGTGCCGTTTGCTTGTGTCTGATGTTTTTTGGGTAAATAGCAATTTAGCGTTGtgagattaaaaaataaactctgaagatatatatgtaaatacatatgtgtgcatctTGTATGTAATGTTATAgttcatattttaattacaattgttGCCATATATACATAATGATTTTGGCAGTTAGTATGCTATAAACTATTTTCTGTCGACTTTCTTCGTTATGCCCTGAACACATTTCTGGAGGATGGagccatgcgccaaatcttggagaagacccgtgataagaggatcgacacacaccatctatttgtcgacttaaaatctgctttcgacagcacgaaagggagctgcctttatgccgcgatgtctgattttggaatccccgcaaaactaatacggatgtgtaagctgacgctgagcaacaccaaaagctccgtcaggatcgggaaggacctctccgagccgttcgataccaaacgaggtttcagacaaggtgactcactctcgtgtgatttctttaacctgatgctgaagaaaataatacgaggtgcagagctaaatagagaaggtacaatcttctataagagtgtacagctactggcgtacgcctatgatatcgatatcattggaaacaacacccgcgccgttagttctgctttttccagactggataaggaagcgaagcgtatgggtctggtggtgaacgagggcaagacgaaatatctcctgtcatcacacaaacagtcagcgcattcgcgtcttgactcccacgtcactgttgacagtcataactttgaagttgtagataatttcctatacctaggcaccagcattaacaccgataataatgtcagccttgaaatccaacgcagaatcactcttgccaacacatgctactatggactgagtaggcaatggaaaagtaaagtcttctctcgacgaaccaaaatcaaattctacaagtcgcttatcattcccgtccttctttatggtgcagaagatggacgatgtcaacatcagataagacgacactaggagttttcgagagaaagattttgcgaaagatttatggttggcaacgacgaataccgcagacgatggaacgatgagctgtacgagttatacgacgtcATTGACattgttcagcgaataaaaagacagcggctacgctggctcggtcatgttgttcgaatggacgaaagtgccccagctctgaaagtattcgatgcagtacccgctggtggaagccgaggaatagGGAGACCTCCAGTTCGATGGAAGGACaaggtggagaaggacttgtcttcacttggtattggcgtcaaactgccaaaaggagagatgcgtggtgcgctgttgtggactcggctataaccgcgtaagcgctgtctacgccagtcatgaagaagaagaactacCTCGCGGCTGCAGGCTTGAAGTTGCCGCCAGATTACAACGCCGACGATAATGATCACTGTAGAGCAGCCCCAGAATAAggatgtgttgtttttttttgttagtttccGAAGGGGGTATCTTCCTTCCAAAGATACTGTAAACATACAGTATGCACGATATATACTGTCCGCTAAAGATACACCTCATTCGGACCACGCCCTGCTCGTTTTATCAACTATGTTGGAGTTACGGAACAGTATGCCTACGTATTAAAGCCTGAACTCCGACTCCTATAGCTCGCAGGACCAAGCTGGGCCACCATGTCACTTCACACACTCCCCGCAGGGTTATTCATCTTGTATTACACTTCTTCGCTATCGTTCTTTTACCCTAAGTTCTTGAAGCGCTATATATCTTTATTTTAGTCCACAGCTGTCGCAATTGCAGCATGTGACTCACTGTGTTATCAGGCGTCATTACTTCGTAAATTATACGTTCTACCGTGGTTCTCTCCTCTATATATCTCGAGCAGAAGAAAAATAGCTTTGATTTGTCATTTGTAATAACAACCtattatttaaatcaaataagtcgaccatttatatatgttttgcacaaaaaattttactttgaaaaaaatatatcaattttattgaagtgaaagattttagtacgacaacaatgaaattggtgtcatgtcgctgccgtcttcaaaatggcAGGCTTCAATGTGACATttgtactcaaaaatatttcgccGTCGCAACGTCGTGTCGTGcagtcgtctatgtgttcaaaGCATAACGGGCACACTCACAAAGTGACAGTTTATAGAATACTACAGATAGCATACGATATTGCATGCCATCTAAAGTATTCTATTATCAATGTGCGGTCtccatatatttaaaattcagtgaagtgaaagattttaggaTGGCAACTACGAATTTATGTACATCCACAATGGTCAGCTGTTGTTAAAACATAATAGAATTATTTTGCTTGCACCGcacattgtttttattttgtaagatttttatgtttaattgttaaattaggttttattaataattgaaatgttATATTTCAGACTTAGAAATGGATTTGGATGAGATTTTAATTGAAGAAGTGCGTAATCGTCCACTTCTATACGATCTGGGGCATagagattataaaaatttgaaaaaaaagaactaCGCTTGGAAGGAGGTTGCGGCGCACACGAAGATGGGTGGTAAGGCAAATTACAGAAAAACTAGATAAAATTCTGACGTCCAGTTTATTAATAGAACTGGAGTGCAAGAGAAAGTGGAAGAGCCTCCGTGACTCCTATAAACGAGGTAAAAAAATTGAGCAGAACGCTTCCGGAAGAGGCGCCGAAATACCAAGAAAAACATGGAAATATATGGAAGCGATATCTTTTTTGGATAATGTGAAGAATTCCAGGCGGTAAGTAAATAAacacatgtttgtatatatattttaatatattttacagaaCTATTGACAGTTTAAATGAAGAagaggaatatataaaagaaagtgaaGTGCTCGAAATAGAAAATATGGATTCAGCGAATTTGTCAATGTCGACAAGCGAAAGTTCCCAAAGTATATCTGTCTCTGATGCACGCCGACAAAtggtaaaatttagtataatttttcttttgacaatttttctaattaataCATCATCCATGTTCGCAGAAAAAGGACAATGACAAATTCCAAAAGTTTTTGGATTTGGCGGGCGCAAGCATTTCAGAAACTTGCGGGGCGTTTGTGTGtcaagcacaaaaacaacacactACCGCACTGCACTTTTCCACTTTAGCAGCGAAGATTGTAGAAGCTGGTCTCCCGCCATACGTTGTTAACCAAATAGAGGCCAAAGTATCGGCTTTGGTGTTtggggaaataaataaattttattcagcCAATGATAAATAGACACACCTTTTAAGACTTATAAGCGCTTGAagtactttttttataattatatgtatatgtatataagttctATTTTTTAAGGAGTTAACCACTGAaactgaattattttatttaacttttacatacagaggtagtcaaaattatttacacatcgcacgttttttttacaagtttcacacaaaaagctttcgcttgttgttattgtcgcagggtaacaaaatgctatgttgctGTAAAGATTGATCTATTcacgagcgaatgaagtcggtttggccagaatagctagaaatatggcggagaaataagcaaatgaactgaagattcacagtagtcaaaagtatttacacacatttttttgcgtcaaaagtatttacacacaacttgaaatggattatcctgttgttttttaatgataattatcaaattttaatgttttctatTATAAGACCATAGATTcgtaattggttacattaccattggcatcaataacagcctgctttatggtccgaattgattcaacacaatcgGGCGCTAAgtcaacagttaatttagaacaaatgtcggtaatttcggcgttttcggttattatatcaattgtcctctgatatttaacgaaagaccaaacattgtgactaaagttttggtcagggctgtgcggaggtcaacttgatttgcttcatttaaaacttttgtaggtaaagatccttcatgaaatggagcattatcctgttgtaaaatgtagtcaatagttggaaaaggccgacggaccactacaatggcatggtcatatgaattctgatatatccggatgatttaggttaggttaagtcaAGTGGCTATctaacgacgcacctaggcctttgagaggcccattgtgataccactgggactgagGTCCCTCATACTATCGAGTCCtcattgaaccaccctgtggtcctgataaagtgaaaaagctCACCCAGTTTGACATGAGTAACTTCGctcacatcctcgagaaaaccgcgtccaatagttgcgattcttttcctatacagagccttgcatccacagagaaggtgtgtaatcgtttcttcttcttctttgtggcagctcctgcagtaatcattgaaatgtagccccagtctgctggcgtgtctcccaatcagacagtgccccgttaacacccctacaagggttcttgtttcattcctcttaaatttcaataagcgacaatccactctggccacgtttgtctgcttacggagcaagtcgttacttgtttccattgtgattcagccgaaTCTACTGTatgtttatcgattaagtatttgcaggttgccagaggtatatataTTGCCTCTTTATCGACCTCCAACAGcctgggacccattgcaggtgtagcgtgaaatatgacgtcattgtcaataataaatccaagcattctttcactatcttagaaGATATTCTATGAGACTTTAAAGATTtcaaagccgcttgactatccgagaatatgaatatttgccTGCTGGCcaacactctttttgacagaacgagaaggctttctttaattgcagtgatttctgcttggaacacactgcaatgatccggtagccggaaggcgattctggtatctagcTTTTCTGAGAATACCCCACCTCcaactcgtttgtctagttttgaaccgtccgtgtagatacttatcactgaatctttgtccacttttcccatatcccactgctctctagaggggaatgatatatgtagttcagattttagattcatttctatgGGATTGCGAAAATCCATCCAAtttggtagaaatgggaacttgccgagtgtactagaatgtcccctattgcagttttgcagtagTGAAGATTCTCTCAGTCTAAGTGCCGATTTCGCAGCCTGCTTCTTATAGAATATGTCTATAGGCAGTAAGTACAGAATAACATCtaatgcctggctcggcgttgttctgagagctccactgatacatatacatgccgctctttgtaGACTTCCCATGctctttactgcgtacttcttgttgattattggccaccagaccaatataccgtatgtcataatcggccttaccacagctgtgtagagccaatgcgATACGCGGGGTgttagtccccattttggtccGACCATCCTTTTACAGGTGTATAAGGCCAAAGCCGCCTTTTTTACCCTGGCTGTTAAGTTTGGTTTCCATGATAGTTTCAtgtctaaaattagtcccaGATAGCTTGCTTTCTCACTTATTGTTAGTGATGTGCCATTTATTGAAggtggtgtgaactctggaatCTTATGTTTCCTAGTAAACAGCACTGTCTCAGTTTTACTTGCGTTTAGGCTTAATCCACAGGATTTAGCCCATCGATTTAACTCATTTAACCTTGTTTGCATAAGATCCGCGAGGATACTTAGGAATTTTCCTCTAATTGAAACCGCCACATCATCAGCGTAGGCCACAACATGTACTCCCCCTTTCTCTAGATGTAACAACATACTATTCATTGTTAAGATCCATAGAAGGGGGATAGcacgcctccttgaggtgtGACCCTTCGGACAGATCTGCACATCGTTGAAACCCCCTgcgttgaagttatgaacctgcaTAGAAGCATCTGTTCTATAAGCTTCGTGAGTGATTCCGACACATGCAGATCTTTAAGCGCGCTGATAATGGGCTTAGGCTGGATGTTGTTAAAAGCTCCTTCTATATCCAAGAAAGTTATGAGAGCGTATTTCTTTACTTCCAGAGCCCTTTCAATCTCTGTTACCACAGAGTTTAAAGCTGTTTCCGTGGATTTTCCTTTGGAGTACCCGTGTTGCGAAACTGCTAACCTTTCTGGAGGTAGTCTGcttcttatgttaatttctattaGTCTTTCCAACGTTTTCAGTAGAAATGaggaaagactgattggtctaaagTCCTTTGGACTGTTGTGAGAGCTTTTGCCCGCtttaggtatgtatattaccttcTCTTTTCTCCATAGTGAAGGAATAAAGTTCAATCGGAGAGTCCCTTCGAGAATGGTTACTAACCCACCCGTTACGTAGCTTAGCGATTTTTGTAATTGAGCCGGGAATATGCCGTCAGGTCCCGGTGATTTAAAAGGCTTGAAACTATTAACTGCccatcttatcttgtcttctgatATTAAGTCGGCAATATTTGGATCTGGCTCAATTGCAGTATCTAGTGTATACTCTGCGGTGAAACTCTCTGAGCTGCCCGGGAAGTGAGTATCCATAAGCAATGTTAGGGTTTCCTCACTGGATTCCGTCCAGCTCTGGTTCGGCTTCTGAAGGTACCCAATGTTATGTGCAGGCTTTGCTATTACTTTTCTTAACCGAGATGCTTCTGCCGTAGTCTCGATCTCTTCACAGACGGATTTCCACGAATTTCGTTTAGATTTCTTGATTTCCTTTTTCTCAGAAGGCTGTAGTAGCGGTCCCATTCCTGCTCTGCTTGGGATAGTTTTGCTACATTGAATTGCTTCCTGCACTCCTTCTGAGATTTCTTAAGCTCGGGGAACCACCATTGGGGCCTAATTCTTCCTTTAGTGCGAGTAAGAGGACATGGCACTGCCAATGCTTGCTGATAAGATTCCGTGAATCTTTCAACTAAGGTGCCTATGTCTTCCTTGTACTTAGGTTGGAATGGAGGAAACATAGGAATATTCTTTTTTTAGCTCTTGCATGTGCACTAGCCAATTTGTTTTCCTATGATTTCTGTATTTGTTCTCTCGATCTACTTTTTCACTCAGTACAAAATCAATATACCGATGATCGGAAAAGGAGTGTTCTTCTAAAACCCTCCATCGTGTTACTCTATCTATCAACTCTTCCGACACAAGTGTTATATCTAATACTTCTTGTCGGTTTCTAGTGATAAAGGTTGGCGTGTTGCCTCTATTGCTCAGCAAGAGTTTTGTGCctactaaataattaaagagcAACTCATCTCTTACGTTGGTATCGGAACTGCGCCACAGTGAATGATGGGCGTTTGAATCATATCCAAGTATCAATGACCTCTTGGACGCCTCACTATCTTGTACCAGCCTTTTTATAAGCAGCGATGGCACCTGCTCCTCGTCGTACGGCATGTAGCAAGAGACCAGCCGGTAACTACCTCTGCCCGTCTCCGAGCTTACTGCCGTTGTGTCTTTGCCACTATAttcgtataatataaaaacattaagatctTTTCTAGCCAATATACATGCCCTGTTCTTACCTTCGGAATGTGACACGTATAACTTATAATTCGGTGTCCTCAGACCGCAAATCCGCCCTCCATTAACTCATGGCTCCTGAATGAGGACAAAGTAAGGTTGATCTGTTGCCATGCGGTTAATTAGAGCTACTGACGCTAGTTTGCTATGGTGAAGATTTATTTGTAAGACATGCATTAGTTAAGGTTACATCTACATCATCTTGAGAATcgcttaaaagctctttctcGGTATATAAATTGGAGAGCCTGCCCGCTAGTTCAGACTCTGAGGAGCACTCACCTTGTTCGAGGCTATCGACATCGCTCGAGGACTCCATTGGATCTTCCTCTACCTCACCCATCTCGTTATCCGAGGTTAGATGGTCGATAGCGCCGGCATCCGCTTTATAAGTCTTCACTTTGATTTTAGTGAAGCCATAATTAATTCCACCGGCTTTATATAGCTGGGCCGATCTTTCGTCATCACAAGCTACTAACTTGATCTGGCCCTGGTACCATCCAGCATCTGTGCATGACGGCGGCGGACCTGGATAGCTTAATAGCACTTCCAGAGCCACGTTAGCCAGCGCAGCCTGTACCCATTTCCATTGCGTTCTGGGAATTCTGCCTTCGGGATACCCCTCATCCAGAACACCAATGATAATACGGTTCCGGGCCACATCCGCAAAGGATCTATTGGGCATCTCACCCCTTGTTTTCGGCCGCTTAGCCTCTCCAGCTGACCTTTGCCTTTTAGTAGCACCTACTGGCGGTTCCAAGCTAAAGTTGGGTAACACCGCCTTTGCACACTCCAATGTTTCCTGGAGCTCTTTTGTGAGCTCCTCCTTTGTTGGTGGGTGAAGGTGCGCTCTTCGTAAAATGTATGCAGCCCGTTTCCTCTCCGCATACTTCGCTTTCGATGGCTCTTCCACCTTAAAGGCAGGCCATTCTCTGGTTGATACACCAGCAACTACACGCTTGGCTTCTTCCTTTACCTTCTGCCTCTGATTGGTAGGCCTGGCTCCGGctaccgttgttgttgttgctttgctggAACTTGGCTTAGCCGTAGTTCCAGCACTGGTGCCAACCTTAGCATTCATACCAGGCTTAGCCACTGTCTTCGTGCTCGCTGTTTTAGAGCTCGTTGCACACGCTGCTCTCTTTTCGGAACAATCTGTTCCTACCGGCTTTAATAAGGGAGAACCGGACTCCCTTGGTTTTTCTGTTGTTAGTTTAGTTGTGCTCATAATTGGTCCCACGAGTGTAGGTGAATCTATGTCCACTTGCGCATAGCCCCGCTACGCAAGCAAGGCTTTCTTATTACGGAGGGCGCCAGGTATCCGTAAGCTCCGTTCAAGACAGGGCTATTTGAGGGCCCCCAGCCAGGTTGATCCTCGGCACGGGTCGCATGACACCTTGATCCAGCCCTTGGTATTACCCCCAACCATGATACGACTACATCACCAAATGCTGTGCTATTGAGGAGCAACAAACACTCAACGATGGAATCGTACCTTAGCTAGATACCCCACAACTGTGGAAGGAGCAGTCCGTTACCGGTTAGACCCTTCCTGTGGTGTCTATTACCAGCCGGCACCCTCGCGGGGGATTCAGCGGAGGATTTTTGCCGACCAtaatccggatgatttagggtccctaaaatagtaccaaatctccaaaacagaagtaagaaacatttctccaaaaaatcataatgtcactgccgactctatttagcgtctaaactgcattattcttcttctcacgtggtaaatggaTAAAGGGTTTACTAAAGAAGTCCTGGAACtcacaattaataattaataataataattaataatttatttgcccactacaggctttaggatgcaatttaaggcaaatgagaggaatatcgcttttttggtttcggaaatattgaccactttatgcacaacgtaggcgtttatgttaactttttttaaggtcctgagcagtgtagcatcattgacagttcctactaatcttctacatTATCTAGGAGTTATCAGGTTTCTGCccagttctctttaaagtatccttgcaattgtccgtctccttctttttaataacattataaacagcaGTGAAacaccagtcttaaacttagtaacagtctccaattaaattaattaaattataatcgataattcctttgttttcgacattttattttctaatttttgtattttaaggctgagttaggttgtaaTGAATGCAacagaatccaattactactcttgcttaaaccaaatcTAAGGAttaaggctaaatcgccgtgtgtaaatacttttgacgcaaaaataatgtgtgtaaatacttttgactacggcgagtcttcagttcatttgcttatttctaaGCCATATTTccagctattcttgccaaaccgacttcattcgctcgggaatagatcaaggcttacaacaacatagaCCAATTTGTTTCCcagcgacaataacaacaacaagcgatagCTTTTTGTgttaaacttgtaaaaaaacgtccgatgtgtaaataattttgactatctCTGTATATGAATTTTACTTGAAGTAACACTTTGaattcaaaacattttataataaatatatataaacaattttaattataacaagtaaggaaaggctaagttcgggtgcaacctaacattttatactctcgcaatttattgaagaaatttaaccaatacatatgtatatgcggaataaagctcaccgtatttttgaaaaacctataattaggtatatgggagctaggagaagatacttttaaAAAACCTACATCggggtatatggaaatgttatgacccaattttaataatttttggaacagagacacactattagaagaaaacaatttcctctgaattaaattgagatatctgagagatttacccatattttcggttaaaatttatccttaggcgctgagttcaacatgttcgatatcaggggccttgaaaagtcatggtccgttttcgacaatttttccacaagcgaagccagagatgatatgcactaattgtgtaaagttttattccgttatcttcattggttccttatgtttacattataaagtgaaggaataagatgaatttcaaaattgagttataaggaaagtagtattggttgtgaaccgatttcgcccatttgtctgtgttatcagggtgtcaagaaaatattatataccgaatttcattcgaatcggtcgagttgttcctgagatatggtttttgacccataagtgggcgatgccacgcccattttccattttgtaaaaaaatctgagtacagctcccttcagctatttcttctgcaaaatttagtgtttctgacgtttttcgttagttagttaacccacttttagtaattttcaacctaacctttgtatgggaggtgggcgtggttattatccgatttcaactatttccatggggtgtggtggggtatgtaagagaaccgactgcagaatgtttggtttatatagctttattagtttgcgagttaaatacaaataaccgcccacttccccaaaaaaattacatccaaatatgcccccccCCCATTgagcgatcctttattccaaattttacttttatatcttcatttatggcttagttatgacactttatgtgtttttggttttcgccattttgtgggcgtggcaatggtccgatttccattttcaaacttgatcttcttatggtgccaaggaatatttgtgccaagtttcgtcaagatatcttaatttttactcaagttacagcttgcacagacggacgtctggatttcaaatctactcgtcaccctgatcactttggtatatatgactctatatctaactcttttagttttaggtgttacaaacaaccgttatgtgaacaaaactataatactctctttagcaacttttgttgcgagagtataaatataatattacatgaaTATAAGTAACAATACAAAGATGTACTTCAAATAAATTCTTTTAGTTTTTCACATAACTGAAAAGCATTTGTTGATGAGTGATTAGTAGTTTTTGGGTGAAGTATTTTACTTCTTCTCTTCAAAGCCCGTTTATTTCTTGGTTGCCTTAATATCAGTATGTTCAAGGGTGAAGTAGTTCCAGTCATTTTGTAAcagaaaagttatgaagcacAACTGCAGCTAAAACAATTTTATCTGTATCAGTATGTATTGTTGGCCATCGGCTGGCCAAATTTCCAAGTGAGTTTTCTATGTGTACTTGGGTTTCAGAGAACTCCAAGTTAAATTTGTCTTTATCTTCTGTTAGCTGGCGGCAGGGATATCAAATAATTTGGCACTAAAACTGGGTGTCGGTTCTGGCCGCGTCAAAAAGCATTCGCCAGTCATCTCTGCATTGCACACGATGCGGGCTGGGGATTGCAAACTTCGCCAGGTCTGCAACCACTTGATCCTTCGTTCTTTTCTTCGTCGTCCGACAGGAGATACCGAATCGAATATTTTACGCACTGGGGTGTTTTCTTCCATTTGGGCGATATGCCCAATCTACCACagccgctgttgttgctgtagcgaTTATCCATCCCTGCTGGAACGGAAAGCACGAGTCTAGTTGTCGTTGAGGTCATCTAACGGGTTGGGTTCATTGGGCATTCAAAGAGGtgattagtgtcatgcgggAACTCATTGCATGCAGTATATGTATTCTGTATGTCGGGggtcagtctggataagtaggagtttaacctgctacaatatccagaacgaagttgcgcaagggtcactctagtttcACGTGGTAACTCGATCTCTTCGTCTGCTATGGGTGTTGGTTTGACTCCAAAGACGCTATGCACTGGGAGGGAGGCAAGGAAGCGTATGCGTCAGGTCGTCGACGTATTGTAGGAGTGACCTATTGATGCACCTGAGAGGCTGTTCTGCTTCCAACTACATAGGGGATTTTTGCGAAGATACCCTAGTAGAAACCGCTGGGTGATCAATTCATTAAGTTCCTTAGTAGGCAGTGATTGCGCGGTTTTGGTGAAACTTTGCTCTTTAAtacgcaggcatatctcttctttttagacgtgattgattacaggaCTGTTCTAAAGCATTAGCCAGTGGGGTTGgatgatctcggagtttagtCATGTATTtgttctgctgtcctctacttctttctttaccataagaATTCccagatctttatggatattttcatacatatttttctaagcatttttgattgtatGTGTTTGGGGTCGGAACCGTTTAGACGcttcgatgatagcgcgccactcctctcttttcctcgaagttcggcgccagttggagatacCAAGTGTACCCAGGTCTGTCCACCTGGTCTCTCCAACGAAGTGGATGCCTTccctttcctcggcttcctccggcgggtacaccatcgaacactttcagagctggagtgttttcgtcaattcggacaacatgacctagccagcggagccactgtctttttattcgctgaaaaatgtcaatgtcgtcgtataactcgtacagctcatcgttccatcgtatgcggtattccccgttgccaatgttctgaggaccatgaatcttgcgcaaaattttcctctcgaaaactcctagtgtcgtctcatctgatgttgacaacttccacgcttc belongs to Zeugodacus cucurbitae isolate PBARC_wt_2022May chromosome 6, idZeuCucr1.2, whole genome shotgun sequence and includes:
- the Adf1_41 gene encoding uncharacterized protein Adf1_41 isoform X2 translates to MDLDEILIEEVRNRPLLYDLGHRDYKNLKKKNYAWKEVAAHTKMGELECKRKWKSLRDSYKRGKKIEQNASGRGAEIPRKTWKYMEAISFLDNVKNSRRLNEEEEYIKESEVLEIENMDSANLSMSTSESSQSISVSDARRQMKKDNDKFQKFLDLAGASISETCGAFVCQAQKQHTTALHFSTLAAKIVEAGLPPYVVNQIEAKVSALVFGEINKFYSANDK
- the Adf1_41 gene encoding uncharacterized protein Adf1_41 isoform X1; the protein is MDLDEILIEEVRNRPLLYDLGHRDYKNLKKKNYAWKEVAAHTKMGELECKRKWKSLRDSYKRGKKIEQNASGRGAEIPRKTWKYMEAISFLDNVKNSRRTIDSLNEEEEYIKESEVLEIENMDSANLSMSTSESSQSISVSDARRQMKKDNDKFQKFLDLAGASISETCGAFVCQAQKQHTTALHFSTLAAKIVEAGLPPYVVNQIEAKVSALVFGEINKFYSANDK